The DNA segment ATAgccttgcttttgttttctctttcttctctctctctttctcctttcttcGGTCTTTAACCAGGAAATCATGGAAGCCGTGTTcatcaacaaagaaaaagagggAGTTGCATGtatcaagaccatcaagctaatgatggcaagaaaacatactaaaataaaaatgagttgTGGCTGAGATATTCACCAAATatggttagatttggtgaggttATCTTGGGCTTTTCATGCTCAAAAATGGACaatgaagattcggccagcaaggaagaTCTTGGAGGCGTGGCTTGTCTTCGATTCTGAAcaaccaccacagggagtagctagagtggcgaagtgatggttgaaggcagagattgaagcagatgaagtcatcatcatcatgaagcatcaagggccagaaatccatcttggagaggaagccaaggatggagcgctcggattgatgaagagtgatgaccaaggaaggactagatgtatttgcatgttggtttttgcatgagttacctcttctctctctgtggccgaaccggttttgtTTTGAAGGAAAGGAAGCTAAGCTCGGGTGTGTGTTTTCAaactgtgaaggcttcacttctctataaaagaGGTAAACAGTCATGGTTTGATCGAAGGAGTaagatttgagagtgcaaggcacagagttctcagagctacctaagctagcagttcttcttctccttcaatgttttctgttttgtatttttctgtttaattttgtcatgtcttgagtctcatgaaaaaaggcaaacagtgaggtttgtaagaaaaaNNNNNNNNNNNNNNNNNNNNNNNNNNNNNNNNNNNNNNNNNNNNNNNNNNNNNNNNNNNNNNNNNNNNattatagtgaaattccatcattgttgtgatggagactggatgtaggctgcactgcacttagcagctgaaccaggatatatctgggtgtaatcttctcaCTTTCTTCCTACCTCAATTCTGTTTTTATTGTTcagataaaaaatcaaaattgtctcgtgtcaagtgacgagacaaaatgaaaatgtctcgtggctagggacgagataaaacagaaaagtctcttctaagtccagcaagtgttagcaagcaaaaaaaaggggctaagattcaaccccctttctcttagccactgaaaccatcaataaatataatagataaataataaaataataatttataaaataaaaaataatttttataattaaataaaatatatagagttaatttgtaattaaaattggaaaaagattGTTTAGCAATTATTAAAAGAACTTAAAATTTGTGATGAGACTCTTTAATAATCTAAATGTTTTGGAACCATCGAATCTGGTACCTGACTACTAAGCAGCGCAACCTTTGTTGACTTTAAAAGCAAAAACATGActttgctttttctattttttcacataGGCATTGGTATGTTACTTGACGCTAGGCTTGTTTTATGGCTGATTGAGTTTAAGTAGACTCAGACTTAATTTTAAAAGGGTAATAGATCTATTTTGATTCAACATGAAGTGATccgaaaaaaattagattaaattaaattaacatataacattattaattaactcatatatatattttattgtaaaaaataattttgaaccGGGCTAAGTGACTTAAAGTAAAACCCAAACCCGACCCAACATATGACACCGggtaaaaaatgaaaatccaaACCCGATAAAATATGCCTTAAATTTGAGTCGGGACGGATCTTAAACACCCTTACTCGACACTGTATTTTTGGGCTTTTAATAGTTCTATACTTCTATGCTAAGAGCTTTATATAAGTTTACAAGTTATATCTGttgcaataaaaaaaaaaattaacttgagTTGATtgagttgttagtttacttgtCTGGTTAAGtaagtaataaaaatttaaatcccGCCTTATGCATGCAGTAACCCATTGTAAAgctgaaattctaagtttattttttttatcagagtaaatatttaaatttccaagtttaatttcataatttttaataaatttttatcatcTTAAAAAATCTCAAACCGAATTGATTCTTTGCTGTCAGAGACTAATTtatgttataataatatttttttaggatttaattattgtataataaaatttactaaaaatttatttatccaaTACAAATATTAGATTTTTGTTTAAAGTACAAAAAGACCAATTTAACCAAtgagaataattataaaaaatatttaaaataataaaatttaaaatttaaaagtaaaatttgaaatttaaaatcattgaacaccaatttaaatatttaatctaattttttttatatatatcttatTGCAATAGGATCAGATCAATTCATCCCAGCAAATACAACGTTATTACAGTTTTTCCAACCCTTTCCTCACTGCATGCTTGACTGCTTGATTACGGGGATTGGGGagctaatataaataaatataataataatattatttatacaataaTATCTAGTATACTActccaaaaagaaaaatttaattaactcTTATGACTTTTAAAAGGATtagttttaaataaataaaaaaatattttatttatcaaaatatactatttatagtatttttatcaaaattcataaaaaatatttacatgcACCCGGTATGTAAATGTCAATTATGTTATGTAacggttttatttatttacagtgtaaataaaataagacatacgatgaattttggtaaaaatactataaataatatatttgagaaataaaatattttttatttatttacataaaaaatctccttttaaaataattatacattACTTCCAAGTATATTGGGTAATTATATTTATCACTACTCTACTTATTGTAAAAAaaacgtaataaaaaaatatgtagacTTTTTACtataataatttgatatatatcaCTACTCTTAtaatgtttttattaatttgataatatattaacagataacaataacaatacaaaaaaattcacaatttattttgtttggttCAAAGAATATTTCCAATATATAACTTCCttattacataattaaatattgtagTAGATAATTACAATATAagaaaaattgcattaaaactaatttttatcaTAAATGATTTCATTTCCCTTTAATAACAAATCCTGtgttattttttcaaaacaaattgtattgaattgatACTCTCATTCCATATAAGAACTTTCACAACTCACAAGTCACTCCAACTCTTCTTTCTCGTTTGATTAATTGATTCCATTATATTCAAAGACTTTTCAACACCCATCCACGACGCTATTTCCTAATTTCCAATCATTTACATATAAACTATTAACGTGAATTCATGGACAAAAGACGCTTGGTCAGTCAAGCTAaggaaaatttatatttaaaaatggaaggagcattttttttatttaaataattaattttaacaagaCTGATTTCATCATGTAAAAGAGTTTTTTTCcccctaaaatttattaaatttaaatcattaagaatataaatttattagtcTTTATTCTTGTGagataacttttaaaattaagtcaCTATTACTTAATTATGACTAAATataaaacaactaataaaaaatgtaaCTCTTAATTGTTAATTTGATGTTAGCTAGATTGCaaagtatattattatttttcttttacttcaaTAATTAATGGCAAAAATTAGCAACACAGCTAGAGAAAGATCTGAGACAAACAATGTATGCAAGAGATGGGTTAAGTGAAATTGCTTAATTATGATCACATTATATTCCTTCTaaacatttcttttttttttttcattttagttttgaaataataagaatgaaCAAATCATTTAAATTTAGATGATTGTTCTCCTAAAAATTTCAtctaataacaaatttaaaatcagtgtaggtttcaattaatttttttttttaaagtatatatatatatatagtgacctttaatacaaatttaaataaattatataaagactaataaaataattcaatcTCTATCAAATGTCATCAAttattagaagaagaaaaaataattatagtgCATGCattctaattaaataattatttattatctctaaaatttttaataaaactaaattacatttcattttatatatatccCAGCAAAGACGTTAGAAAATCTTCAAAGTCAATGGACATTTCTTCTACAACACCTTCCCTTGTGTCTGCTTGCATGACTTAGGTTCTACTTTCTTTTGACTTTGGACTTTGTTTCTCGATTATCCCATGCATTTTCTGTTAATGTTAGTGTGAAAAGTGtatgaaattaatttcaaataaaaaaaattaaaaaagtggagagtttataagatgagagactcGTTAACTTATTACCTTAAGATTTTGAGTTAGATATaatgtcttctcatcttatattATTTCACttgatttttcttcaaaatttccGTCAAAAATTTCCCATGATAGCCCAACATTCTCTTCACTAACCAAGCGACATTTTTCTAAAGGTATCCACCGTCGTGACATTAGtttttgcattattattttgttaatcacAAATCTTACATGAATTGCTTGCGGAATGGGGAAGACTTGAGATGATGTAATGTTGTTGAAGTGTTGgacaaacaaaaattaaagctcATTTAGAATAGTGTTTGGCGTATACTATATCAAAAATTacatgaaattaatttttaagcgattaatattagttaatttttttattgtgaaattatttttaacttttttatgattaaaaattagaatataaaatttaaaataaaaaaagttaatattaactgaaaaaagtaactcactaattaaactcatattatattattgataataatgGAACGATAGTGTATATATAAAGAAATGTTTTGTCTACTATTGTTgtatgataatgatgatgatgatagaaGAGAAGTAGATACAAAATTATGTAGAGAGAACAAGAAATTTATTATCAATATAGTATCACTAAATATACTTGAATTTATATATCATACACTCTTTATAATAATATAGTCATTATATTAATCACTCTttacaaatacaaaatacactttGGTTTGCTTTGTATTTGATGTATACCATAAAGTATTTCATAGCCTATTTATAGACAAATTTATGACATACAAATTATTATACAAATTTGCCAAATCTGACAAAATAAATTAGGCATAGCACGTCAATGAGTAATAACTTAAATGACATAATCTTTCTATTTATAGTTGATTTTATTGTATtgaatatatatagatatccATATgttataatacatatattataaGAAAATTTTATGGTGGGATTGATTTTGGTGGTTAAGAGTGGCATAAGTCTAAATTTATGCCATCTTAGTCACTAAAACCAACCATGGAACTTCCCATATTATAATATCTATTATATTGTGTCAATGTAATGAccgaaaatgaaagaaatagtCAAATTATAGGGCACCCATATATACTTTCCAAATGACCCTTATTTGGAAGTCTAAATTTAAGTCGTCCATCCTGTATACGGTTAAGTACTTAAGTTAAACACAGATTAATGATACGAGCAAAGCTTAATTATGATGATATGAGACTAATAATAAAGCCCATAAGATTAATTCCAAATAATTAGATGGCTATAAATAGATAGGTCTTGATTGATGAATGGCATACCAATACCAATACCATAAACACTTAGTTTGTTGTGGCATAATAAGGCATAGTAATAATCAATGGGGTATTTTGTTAGAGTGGTGATGTGTGTGCATATGTTTATGTTATTCCATTTTTTTACATGTTTGTCTTCTCATTCATGCCATTCAGAGGAGACCTCTGCATTGCTTCACTTCAAGACAGAACTCATTACTGACACTGCCTTTTATGAGTATGATCGTGATTATGTTGATCTCTGCCCCCATGTTTATCCAAAGATGAGTACGTGGGGGAATGGGACAAATTGCTGCTCATGGATGGGTGTCACGTGCCACTCTCTGTCTGGTCACGTGATTGGTCTCGATCTCAGTTGCAGTGGACTTGTAGGTAATATCCATCCTAACAGCACTCTTTTCCACCTTATTCATCTCCAAACACTTAGCCTTGCTTACAATTATATCTATGGTGATGTTCCTTTCCAAATCTCACACCTTTACAAATTACAATCACTTGATCTCTCTTGGAATCATGATTTAGAGTGGAAAGAAAGCACTTGGAAGAGAATGTTGCAAAACGCAACAGCTTTATCTGAGATTGTATTGGATAAAACCGACATGACTTTAATTGGTCCAACACCAAATCCTTTCTCTTTGATCGCCAACTTGTCTTCTACTTTGGTTACTCTTAGTCTTGATTATACTTCGATAAACGGGTATGTGACTAGTGACATGCTCTGTTTACCCAATCTTCAATACCTCAGTCTAAGTAGCCCTCCAGGGGTTGGCCATGAAGGCATTCAAATCCATGTTCTAAACTTGAATTGTACCACTTCTCTTAGATTTTTGGATCTTTCTAGATGTTATTTCCAAGGGCCTATTCCTTCATCATTCTCAAATCTGACATACCTCACTTCCTTGAATTTGGTAGAAAGTAACTTAAACGGTTCAATCCCGTCATCACTTTCAAACCTTCAGCATCTCACTCATTTAGATCTTTCAGGGAACAGACTCAAAGGTTCAATCCCTTCATCATTTTCAAACCTTCATCATCTTACTTACTTGGATCTTTCATCGAATAGGCTTGGTGGACAAATTCCAAATGTGTTTGATAGGCTAACCAACTTGCAaactctccttcttcaaagtaACTATTTTGGAAGGAAGTTGCCACCCTCATTGTTTACATTAACTCAACTCTCTGTGTTGGATTGTTCTTACAATAAAATTGTGGGACCACTACCCGACAAAGCAGCCTTTTCAAATCTCACCCAGTTAATCCTAAATGACAACCTCTTAAATGGGACAATTCCTTGGTGGGTTTTATCCTTCAAGTCTTTGAGATATTTGGATCTATCAGATAATCGATTCACAGGCCatataaatgaaattaaatcttattCTTTGGAGTATCTTGACTTGTGCAACAATGAGCTCCATGGAAATATTCCAGAATCGATATTTGATCTTGTAAACCTTACAGATTTGTGCTTGTTATCACACAGTAGTTGGAGCGGTACTCTTCACTTCCCACTATTTTCTAAGCTTCAAAACTTGGTGCATCTTTCCCTTTCAGGTTGCAATTCATTGTTGCTAAATTCTGAGACAAGTGTTAATTACACTTTCTCCAATTTGCGGACACTAAAGTTGCTTTCAAACAATATTATTGGTCATTCAACATTCTATGGAGTCTTTCCACACATTGAGTATCTTGAATTATCCAATAATAAACTTGATGGGAAAGTGCCCAAATGGATACAGGACATGGATTCATTACTTCATTTGAATCTCTCACACAACTCCTTCACATCAATAGGTCTATTCCCATGGCATAGACTTGAATTCCTTGATCTTAGTTTCAACTCAATGGTTGATGacatttcttccttcttttgcaATGAAACTAATTTGCGTAACATCAACTTGTCCCACAACAATTTCACTGGAACATTTCCACAATGTTTGGTCAATATCTCATTGCCTTTGGCTTTGGATATACAAATGAACAAACTTCATGGCACTTTGCCAGATACTTTTAAGCATCTTGTTCTTGTAACACTGAATCTCAATGGCAACCAGTTTGAAGGTTTATTGCCGAAATCTTTGTCCAATTGCACAGAGCTTGTGGATTTGAATCTTGGAAACAATCAATTTGAGGATACATTTCCCAATTGGCTTCAGAAtctattaaatttgaaaatactGGTCTTAAGAGGCAATAAGTTGCACGGTCCTATTGCCGAGTTGAAATCTGAAAAGATGTTTTCAAGTTTGATTATTTTTGACATATCAAGCAACAACTTTAGTGGCTCATTACCGAAatcatacataaaaaattttcaagccATGAAGATTCCTGGTGATAAAGAGCATAATTGGAGTTATTATATTCAAACTGGTGCTGGTATTTCTGGAGAAGGCAGAATTCAACCAGAATATCATGATTCTATAACTGCAACAATTAAAGGAACCAATACCCCTTATGCAAAAATTCCCAGAGACTTTGTAAATATAGATTTGTCAGGAAACAAATTTGAAGGAGAGATTCCAGATGTTATTGGAGAGCTTCAAGGACTCAGAGACCTCAACCTTTCAGATAACAGACTTGTTGGTCATATTCCCCGCTCTTTGGGAAATCTGACAAATCTGGAATCATTGGATCTCTCCTCAAATATGCTTATTGGAGATATTCCTACTGAATTGACAAATCTAAACTTTCTTGAAGTCTTAAATCTTTCCCAAAATCAATTGGTGGGACCAATACCCAGAGGAAAACAGTTTGAATCATTTTCAAACGATTCCTATGAGGGAAATATGGGGCTATGTGGATGGCCATTGTCAATTCAATGCAATAACAATGTCTCTTTGCAACAAGATCCACCTTCTGTGGCTGAAGACAAATTTGGGTTTGGTTGGAAACCAGTGGCAATAGGATATGCATTTGGAATGGTGCTTGGAATTGGTGTAAAATCCCTCAAATACCCTTTCTCCTCTTTTTCCCAAAccaaaccctaaccccattTTCCCAAATTAAACCCACTAACACTCACTCTCTTACGCATACACCCCACACCCCACACCCCACAACCACCTAAGTCCTAACCCTTCGTCCCTTCCCGGACTCTGACTCCATGAGCTTCAGCAGCTCAGCTCCTTCCTCACTCCTCGATCTTCGCTATTTCGGTGTTCCCTGTGCTGCATGTGCCTGCAGCCTTGCCTCAGTTTCGTGGTGTCACAAATCGCGGTTCGCAGCGGCTGGGCGGCGCGCTCCAGTTCTCTTCTCTGCGAGCTGCCTCTCGTCGTCGGTCTCCCACATCGCCTGTCCCTGTCTCATCTCGTCAGTCATCACAAAATCGGAGTCCCGGCGGCGCTGTGTCTCGTCTTGCTTCTGTTCTGCCTTTCACTCCTCTCTCCTCCTCTGTCTCTCGGTGGCTCTGTGATTTAATGAGGATATACCATGATTGAAGAGTAGAGCTATTGGCCTCCTAAGTGACTTGAGACGCAAAGGTGTTGCATTGGCTGAGGATCTTACCAACGAAATGTATCAATTTGGTGCGGCAGAGCTTGCTGTGGCTGCTTTGGTTGGTGGAATTGCATCCCAAGACGTCATCAAGAACTATCGCCAGCTCCATCTTGTCGCTACTCCGGTCCAAATTCTGTGGTCATTCGTTCCATTTCACTTCAATCCTCCTTACTTTGAATTTGACACTCCGAGTTGGGTATCTTCGGTCCCTTGGGACCACGTTGTGAGTAGGCTTTACATTTATAACCGTTAAGCTTTTGGTTTATGTTAATATgagtttttaattatatttataaaactattattgaagaactttgatttgattataataattgatttattatagTTGAATAATTATTCTTATGAAATTCATATATTAGAAATTTTACATGAGactatatatatgtttgataaagctttattttattttagaatattgATTTTATTCGAATATTGGACTCTGTTTTGTTTTGTTCACTTTCTAGTTTTgttggaaaaaaaaatctatattcTATCTAGCGATGTCACATCTATGGAGGACCAGAAATTATAACCTGCGAGAAATAGTTCTTCTAAACTCTttcgtttcttttatttaagcaatGGTAATCGTTAAGTTTGGGTATGTTAGGTGTTCTTCTTAGGATGATTTGTGTGGAAGTATGCGCTATAATCGTGCTACGTAATTTGATGTATCGTTCATTCTGTTATATTTCATATTGGGAGTTCtttgttttaattcttgttgaaatgaaatttgattattttgtttcatGTCCTACATCTTATGCATATCTCGATCTTATTGTACTTTTGGCTATTCCATAGATTTTCGACAACATAGGTGTTGACGTTGCATTCCTTTACGTGAATTATGTAACTCCTTGATGTAATCTGAACTTGCTTTACTATGATACTTCATATCTTCTAGTATTCTCGAATTCTTGTTCCAGACCttctttgaaaaagttttttatttgattcttttcttgccttATCGTGTCCCCAATCACCCACTTAAatctttgtaaaaaaaattgtcattGACTTTGGTTACCTTCTTTTGGTGAACCTTTTATTTCTTTGATTCCACTTAAACAGTTAAACTTGTTTTGACCTAATGCACTATCCTTTCTATTATTGTTTCTATCAAAATTTCTTGATTCGGATTTTTCGTTAAGATTCATTTGACTCTTTTTCTGGGACACTTCATTATTTCTGTACATCATTGCTTAATTGAAATCTTAAGCATCCTTCCACGTTCATGCGAACACCATCTGTGAGGTTTGCTCTTCTCTTCCTAAGTTTTGAATCCTTTCGAGTAAACTCGTTCAACTCCCAGATAGCAAACGATACGTTAGTTCATTAGGACACAGCTTATCAATGCTGAAGTTCGTAAAGTTGCAATTCTAAGACATGACATAAGACTAGTCGCTTCCATGGATATATACTACAGAACCAAGGAGAGTATGAATTAAGATTGTATTTTGAGGAGATTGACGAATGAAGTGAAGAGTGCTATGTATATCTAAGCTGTCAAGGGAATGTGAGTCGGTGAATGTCAACCGCATCTTTTTAACGGAAACCTATCTTGTAACTTTTGCACCTCTTTATACTTCTTTCTCATGTTTGGTAAAGTGCTGAAACCATGTAAAGTCTTGCAGattatatcaattttcgaggacaaaaatttttgtaaggagggtagaatgtaaaatccCTCAAATACCCTTTCTCCTCTTTTTCCCAAAccaaaccctaaccccattTTCCCAAATTAAACCCACTAACACTCACTCTCTTACGCATACACCCCACACTCCACACCCCACAGCCACCTAAGTCCTAACCCTTCGTCCCTTCCCGGACTCTGACTCCATGAGCTTCAGCAGCTCAGCTCCTTCTTCACTCCTCGATCTTCGCTATTTCGGTGTTCCCTG comes from the Arachis duranensis cultivar V14167 chromosome 7, aradu.V14167.gnm2.J7QH, whole genome shotgun sequence genome and includes:
- the LOC107496256 gene encoding receptor like protein 22-like, with the protein product MCVHMFMLFHFFTCLSSHSCHSEETSALLHFKTELITDTAFYEYDRDYVDLCPHVYPKMSTWGNGTNCCSWMGVTCHSLSGHVIGLDLSCSGLVGNIHPNSTLFHLIHLQTLSLAYNYIYGDVPFQISHLYKLQSLDLSWNHDLEWKESTWKRMLQNATALSEIVLDKTDMTLIGPTPNPFSLIANLSSTLVTLSLDYTSINGYVTSDMLCLPNLQYLSLSSPPGVGHEGIQIHVLNLNCTTSLRFLDLSRCYFQGPIPSSFSNLTYLTSLNLVESNLNGSIPSSLSNLQHLTHLDLSGNRLKGSIPSSFSNLHHLTYLDLSSNRLGGQIPNVFDRLTNLQTLLLQSNYFGRKLPPSLFTLTQLSVLDCSYNKIVGPLPDKAAFSNLTQLILNDNLLNGTIPWWVLSFKSLRYLDLSDNRFTGHINEIKSYSLEYLDLCNNELHGNIPESIFDLVNLTDLCLLSHSSWSGTLHFPLFSKLQNLVHLSLSGCNSLLLNSETSVNYTFSNLRTLKLLSNNIIGHSTFYGVFPHIEYLELSNNKLDGKVPKWIQDMDSLLHLNLSHNSFTSIGLFPWHRLEFLDLSFNSMVDDISSFFCNETNLRNINLSHNNFTGTFPQCLVNISLPLALDIQMNKLHGTLPDTFKHLVLVTLNLNGNQFEGLLPKSLSNCTELVDLNLGNNQFEDTFPNWLQNLLNLKILVLRGNKLHGPIAELKSEKMFSSLIIFDISSNNFSGSLPKSYIKNFQAMKIPGDKEHNWSYYIQTGAGISGEGRIQPEYHDSITATIKGTNTPYAKIPRDFVNIDLSGNKFEGEIPDVIGELQGLRDLNLSDNRLVGHIPRSLGNLTNLESLDLSSNMLIGDIPTELTNLNFLEVLNLSQNQLVGPIPRGKQFESFSNDSYEGNMGLCGWPLSIQCNNNVSLQQDPPSVAEDKFGFGWKPVAIGYAFGMVLGIGLGFCVFSIGKPQWLVIMFGGKRIKRRRRGNRRARTT